The Candidatus Atribacteria bacterium genome window below encodes:
- a CDS encoding TAXI family TRAP transporter solute-binding subunit, translating into MEVLDKVKKSLSIILMVSLVVFLFSGISLAATHITFGTGSPGGTYYPLGGAMADLWTKLLKAEGIEATAESTAASVENCRLVGSGEIQIGMAMGDVASKAYTGVVQFEGNAQPILGLFSMYPAPQHLLTLDPNIKSVRDLKGKKVSVDAPGSGCETLSRLIIEAAGMSYDDLRVSYYSQPEAAQALKDGNVDAVFWNFSFPGSAVQEVTAVRDVFFVSIDDDIIKKLTMNYAYYKEGKIPANTYKGQDYDVKTVQVGNDVVINKDIDENTAYLLVSTLFNNAKELFVVHPSAKQLLPENGVKTAVPLHPGAEKYFKEKGLL; encoded by the coding sequence ATGGAGGTATTAGATAAAGTGAAGAAATCTTTAAGTATAATATTGATGGTTAGTTTAGTGGTATTTTTGTTTTCCGGAATTAGTTTAGCTGCTACCCATATTACTTTCGGAACTGGAAGCCCTGGAGGAACTTATTATCCTTTGGGCGGTGCAATGGCTGATCTTTGGACCAAATTATTAAAAGCAGAGGGAATCGAAGCGACTGCTGAGTCAACTGCTGCTTCTGTAGAAAATTGCAGGTTAGTAGGCAGTGGAGAGATTCAGATAGGAATGGCTATGGGTGATGTTGCTTCCAAAGCTTATACAGGAGTGGTGCAATTCGAAGGGAATGCTCAACCAATTCTGGGTTTATTTTCTATGTATCCCGCTCCTCAACATCTCTTGACTTTGGATCCCAATATCAAATCAGTAAGAGATTTAAAGGGGAAGAAAGTATCTGTTGATGCACCGGGAAGTGGTTGTGAGACGTTATCTCGATTAATTATAGAAGCAGCTGGAATGTCTTACGATGATTTGAGAGTCAGTTATTATTCACAACCGGAGGCAGCACAAGCCTTAAAGGATGGAAATGTAGATGCAGTATTTTGGAATTTCTCCTTCCCCGGCTCTGCAGTACAGGAAGTAACTGCGGTAAGAGATGTATTTTTTGTCTCAATTGATGATGACATCATTAAAAAGTTAACTATGAACTATGCTTACTATAAAGAAGGTAAAATACCCGCTAACACTTATAAAGGACAGGATTATGATGTGAAGACCGTTCAAGTTGGTAACGATGTAGTTATCAATAAAGATATTGATGAGAATACTGCTTATCTTTTGGTTAGTACCCTATTTAACAACGCAAAAGAGTTATTTGTTGTTCATCCTTCAGCAAAACAGTTACTTCCCGAAAATGGCGTGAAAACTGCTGTTCCGCTTCATCCCGGGGCAGAGAAATACTTTAAGGAGAAGGGATTACTTTAA
- a CDS encoding DUF1850 domain-containing protein, which produces MISRIIRGAFLVSLIIFFVFLNLYFIKSEGVNAETKYYLEVVNEKSGIQLIKIEVSIGDKFYLEYVNSRDLNPIIDTFEIREDGIFCLLTEEYPWYGVGQECHASKDIKFTDKLVIVNVNREMEKLSLRVAFTVEQKIKYKDREFILSYLTNKGDPVDIIIDTEGGMNDK; this is translated from the coding sequence ATGATTAGTAGAATAATCAGGGGAGCCTTTTTGGTTTCCCTGATTATTTTTTTTGTATTTTTAAATTTATATTTTATAAAAAGTGAAGGTGTAAATGCCGAAACAAAATACTATTTAGAGGTAGTTAACGAAAAGAGTGGTATTCAATTAATCAAGATTGAAGTTTCGATTGGTGATAAATTTTATTTGGAATATGTAAATTCGAGAGATTTAAATCCTATAATTGATACTTTTGAAATAAGAGAAGATGGAATATTTTGTTTGCTTACTGAGGAATATCCCTGGTATGGTGTAGGTCAGGAATGCCATGCCTCTAAAGATATCAAATTTACAGATAAATTAGTCATTGTAAATGTAAATAGGGAGATGGAAAAGCTTTCCCTGCGAGTGGCTTTTACCGTAGAGCAAAAAATAAAATATAAAGATAGGGAATTTATTCTGTCTTATTTAACTAATAAAGGTGATCCTGTAGATATCATTATTGATACTGAAGGAGGAATGAATGATAAGTAA